The following are encoded together in the Cyanobacterium aponinum PCC 10605 genome:
- a CDS encoding sigma-70 family RNA polymerase sigma factor → MSVLADDYPEVADSDLVRNCQQGNKTSFRLLYQRYHHKVRATLYKLCGSEVLDDLQQEVFLKVWKSLPQLRNPKYFSTWLYRICWNVAYDQGSSKKRELQRHQANINQTKQSLEYSLAKSSNNHQELLKLHYQELVARGLQHLSLDHRAVIVLHDLEDLPQQEIAEILSIPLGTVKSRLFKARKNLRQFLELEGISL, encoded by the coding sequence ATGAGCGTGTTAGCTGATGATTACCCTGAAGTTGCCGATTCTGATTTAGTTAGGAATTGTCAACAAGGAAATAAAACTTCATTTCGTTTACTATATCAACGTTATCATCATAAAGTCAGAGCAACTTTATATAAGTTATGCGGTAGCGAAGTATTAGATGATTTACAACAGGAGGTGTTTTTAAAAGTTTGGAAATCTTTACCCCAATTACGTAATCCTAAATATTTTTCTACTTGGCTTTATCGTATTTGTTGGAATGTTGCTTATGATCAAGGTTCTAGCAAAAAGCGAGAATTACAACGTCATCAGGCAAATATTAACCAGACAAAACAATCTTTGGAATACAGTCTGGCAAAATCTAGTAATAATCATCAAGAGTTGTTAAAACTTCACTATCAAGAATTGGTAGCAAGAGGATTACAACATCTGAGTTTAGATCATCGAGCAGTTATTGTTCTTCATGATTTGGAAGATTTACCACAACAGGAAATAGCGGAAATATTATCTATTCCCCTTGGTACGGTCAAATCTCGTTTATTCAAAGCCAGAAAAAATTTGCGTCAATTTTTAGAACTTGAAGGTATTAGCTTATGA
- a CDS encoding F0F1 ATP synthase subunit B, whose protein sequence is MINLFYLAVEEAGGGFGISSDILGSNLINLVIVIGLLVVYGGKFVGNILTERRNRITEEIKEAEERAKTAAKALAEAKENLSQAQAKAKQIKATAQETAKTTREQILAQGQKEIERMKATAVQELDSERAKVVTELKRTIAVLALQKAEQDLQDRLNDDIQGKLISRAVEQLGG, encoded by the coding sequence ATGATTAATTTATTCTACTTAGCAGTTGAAGAAGCAGGTGGTGGATTTGGTATTAGTTCAGATATTCTTGGTTCTAACCTAATCAACTTAGTAATTGTGATTGGGTTATTGGTGGTGTATGGCGGTAAATTTGTGGGTAACATCCTCACAGAAAGACGTAATCGCATTACCGAGGAAATCAAAGAAGCTGAAGAACGTGCTAAAACTGCCGCTAAAGCATTAGCTGAGGCTAAGGAAAACTTAAGTCAAGCTCAAGCAAAGGCTAAACAAATTAAAGCTACTGCTCAAGAGACTGCTAAAACTACCAGAGAGCAAATTTTAGCTCAAGGACAAAAAGAAATTGAAAGAATGAAAGCTACTGCGGTTCAGGAGTTAGATTCTGAAAGAGCAAAAGTAGTAACCGAATTAAAACGTACTATTGCTGTTTTGGCTTTACAAAAAGCGGAACAAGATTTACAAGATCGCTTAAACGATGACATTCAGGGTAAGTTGATCAGTCGTGCTGTTGAGCAATTAGGAGGTTAA
- the atpH gene encoding ATP synthase F1 subunit delta yields the protein MQSAITAEVVEPYAEALMSLTKSEDITDEVAYSVRELKNLFEDSDDLRIFFASPLVSVEDKKEVIRKIAEGQVHPFLLNFLLLLVDRKRIRFVEGIFSKYLEIVRQLNNVVLAEVTSAVRLYEGEAEKLVEKIKQLTGASDVEIQTKIDPDIIGGVIIKVGSQVYDASLKGQLRRISFSMLGKA from the coding sequence ATGCAAAGTGCTATTACAGCCGAAGTGGTTGAACCTTATGCAGAAGCCTTAATGTCTCTAACTAAGTCTGAGGATATTACCGACGAGGTTGCCTATAGTGTTCGTGAATTGAAGAACTTATTTGAAGATTCTGATGATTTACGGATTTTTTTCGCTAGTCCCTTAGTTAGCGTCGAAGATAAAAAAGAGGTTATAAGAAAAATTGCAGAGGGACAAGTTCATCCTTTCTTGCTTAACTTTTTATTACTGTTAGTCGATCGCAAGCGTATTCGCTTTGTTGAAGGCATTTTCAGTAAGTATTTAGAAATTGTACGCCAATTAAATAATGTTGTTTTAGCGGAAGTCACTTCTGCGGTGCGTCTCTACGAAGGAGAAGCCGAAAAATTAGTGGAAAAAATCAAACAACTAACTGGAGCCAGTGACGTGGAAATCCAAACGAAAATAGATCCCGACATTATTGGCGGTGTTATTATCAAAGTTGGTTCTCAAGTTTATGATGCAAGTTTGAAAGGACAATTGCGTCGCATTAGTTTTTCTATGCTTGGTAAGGCATAA
- a CDS encoding F0F1 ATP synthase subunit B', whose product MTQWILLAAETAESGGLFDIDATLPLMAIQFLILATILNALFYKPLGKAIDERAGYVQGQLDQAKKQKQDAIALAQQYEQELREVRKESQNVIAQAQAEAQKIVSEQVQQAQQEVIAERQKASEQIEAERKEALSALEKQVKALSHQIVEKVIGAEFAK is encoded by the coding sequence ATGACACAATGGATTTTATTAGCGGCTGAAACCGCAGAATCAGGGGGCTTGTTTGATATTGACGCTACTTTGCCTTTAATGGCGATTCAATTTTTGATTTTAGCGACAATTCTCAACGCTCTGTTTTACAAACCACTGGGTAAAGCCATCGATGAAAGAGCTGGTTATGTGCAAGGGCAGTTAGATCAAGCCAAAAAACAAAAGCAAGATGCGATCGCCTTAGCACAACAGTATGAGCAAGAATTAAGAGAAGTACGCAAAGAATCTCAAAACGTTATTGCTCAAGCCCAAGCCGAAGCTCAAAAAATTGTTTCCGAACAGGTACAACAAGCTCAACAAGAGGTAATTGCTGAACGTCAGAAAGCATCAGAACAAATCGAAGCTGAAAGAAAAGAAGCATTATCTGCCTTAGAAAAACAGGTCAAGGCTTTGAGTCATCAAATTGTTGAGAAAGTAATCGGTGCAGAATTTGCCAAATAG
- a CDS encoding RNA-guided endonuclease InsQ/TnpB family protein, with amino-acid sequence MLKVIKIRIYPDSSQKLALAKAFGSCRWLWNHFLNLMNETYKQTGKGLSGYDVKKLIPELKKQEETSWLSETYSQCLQQVCLNLGVAFNNFFEKRAKYPNFKSKHGKQSLQYPSNVSIKGDCFNVPKIGLVYAKIHRPIDGKIKTVTITKNCCNQYYASVLVDDGKDKPKVSSEGKAIGIDLGLNHFAITSDGSKFDNPKILKKHEVNLKRKQQQLSRKQKGSNNRNKARLKVAKVHKKITNCREDFLHKLSRRIVNENQVIVLEDLNVKGMIKNHCLAKAIQQVGWGQFCTMLKYKAEQEGKTYMEVDRFFPSSKTCHVCLKRVDSLPLDIRHWECPKCKTKHDRDINAAINIRDEGLRILKTGLTRSGNKFRTQPLTSGTGDKAYCPDVRRGRGGRKKSTTPLSVG; translated from the coding sequence ATGTTAAAAGTCATTAAAATCAGAATTTATCCAGATTCATCTCAAAAACTAGCACTGGCAAAAGCCTTTGGTAGTTGTAGATGGCTTTGGAATCATTTTTTGAATTTAATGAATGAGACTTATAAACAGACAGGTAAAGGTTTATCAGGTTACGATGTTAAGAAGTTAATCCCTGAGCTAAAAAAACAGGAGGAAACTTCTTGGTTGTCTGAAACTTACTCTCAGTGCTTACAACAGGTTTGTCTAAATCTTGGAGTAGCCTTTAATAATTTCTTTGAAAAAAGAGCAAAGTATCCTAATTTTAAAAGCAAACATGGTAAGCAGTCTTTACAATACCCTAGTAATGTCAGTATTAAAGGCGACTGTTTTAATGTTCCTAAAATTGGTTTGGTTTATGCAAAAATTCACCGTCCTATTGATGGAAAAATTAAAACCGTAACTATTACCAAGAATTGTTGTAATCAATATTATGCCTCTGTCTTGGTTGATGATGGTAAAGATAAACCAAAAGTAAGCTCTGAAGGTAAAGCTATAGGAATTGATTTGGGATTAAATCATTTTGCTATTACCAGTGATGGGAGTAAGTTTGATAACCCAAAAATATTAAAAAAACATGAAGTTAACTTAAAGAGAAAACAGCAACAATTATCCCGTAAACAAAAAGGGTCAAATAATCGAAATAAAGCTAGATTAAAAGTTGCTAAAGTACATAAAAAAATTACTAATTGCCGTGAGGATTTTCTACACAAACTATCTCGTAGGATAGTAAACGAAAACCAAGTTATAGTGCTAGAAGACCTCAATGTTAAAGGTATGATAAAAAATCATTGCCTAGCCAAAGCTATTCAACAGGTAGGTTGGGGGCAATTTTGTACCATGCTTAAATATAAAGCGGAACAAGAAGGAAAAACATATATGGAAGTAGATAGATTTTTCCCCAGTTCTAAAACTTGTCATGTATGCCTTAAGAGAGTAGATAGTTTGCCTTTGGACATAAGACATTGGGAATGTCCAAAATGTAAGACAAAGCATGACAGGGATATAAATGCGGCAATTAACATCCGAGATGAAGGACTACGAATATTAAAGACGGGGCTTACAAGGAGCGGAAATAAATTCCGCACACAGCCCCTCACCTCTGGAACGGGGGATAAAGCCTATTGCCCAGATGTAAGACGTGGTAGAGGAGGACGTAAGAAATCCACTACACCGCTATCTGTTGGGTAG
- the atpA gene encoding F0F1 ATP synthase subunit alpha, whose product MVAIRPDEISSIIRQQIESYDQQVQVSNVGTVLQVGDGTARIYGLDQAMAGELLEFEDGTVGIALNLEQDNVGAVLMGDGLDIQEGSSVKATGKIAQIPVGDALVGRVLDALARPLDGKGDIETSETRLIESPAPGIVARKSVCEPMQTGITAIDAMIPVGRGQRELIIGDRQTGKTAIAVDTIINQKSEDVICVYVAIGQKASTVANVVDTLREKGALDYTIVVAANANDPATLQYLAPYTGAAIAEYFMYKGKATLVIYDDLSKQAQAYRQMSLLLRRPPGREAYPGDVFYLHSRLLERAAKLNDELGGGSMTALPIIETQAGDVSAYIPTNVISITDGQIFLSSDLFNAGFRPAINAGISVSRVGSAAQTKAMKQVAGKLKLELAQFAELEAFSQFASDLDAATQAQLARGQRLRQLLKQPQNSPLAVWEQVAQVYTGINGLLDDIAVEQIQDFVTSLRNYIKNSKPKFIEIVSTEKKLTEEAEALLKEAVAEAKQAFNA is encoded by the coding sequence ATGGTAGCAATCAGACCAGACGAAATTAGTAGCATTATTCGCCAACAGATTGAATCCTATGACCAACAGGTTCAAGTTTCCAATGTTGGTACTGTTTTACAAGTTGGTGACGGTACTGCCCGTATCTATGGTTTAGACCAAGCTATGGCAGGTGAATTATTAGAATTTGAAGATGGTACTGTTGGTATCGCTCTTAACCTCGAACAGGATAATGTTGGTGCGGTGTTAATGGGTGATGGTTTAGACATTCAAGAAGGTAGCAGTGTTAAAGCGACTGGTAAAATTGCTCAAATCCCCGTAGGTGATGCTTTAGTGGGTAGAGTTTTAGATGCTTTAGCTCGTCCTCTTGATGGTAAAGGTGACATCGAAACTTCTGAAACTCGCTTAATTGAATCTCCTGCCCCCGGTATCGTTGCTCGTAAGTCCGTTTGTGAGCCTATGCAAACTGGTATTACTGCGATCGACGCTATGATTCCCGTCGGTAGAGGACAGCGTGAGTTAATCATTGGGGACAGACAAACTGGTAAAACTGCGATCGCTGTTGACACCATCATTAACCAAAAATCTGAAGACGTAATTTGTGTTTACGTTGCTATTGGACAAAAGGCTTCCACCGTTGCTAACGTGGTTGATACCTTAAGAGAAAAAGGTGCATTGGATTACACCATCGTTGTTGCCGCTAATGCCAACGATCCTGCTACCTTACAATATTTAGCACCTTACACAGGAGCTGCGATCGCTGAGTACTTCATGTACAAAGGAAAAGCAACCCTCGTAATTTACGATGACTTATCCAAACAAGCTCAGGCTTACCGTCAGATGTCCTTGTTATTACGTCGTCCTCCCGGTCGTGAAGCGTATCCCGGTGACGTATTCTACTTACACTCTCGCTTATTAGAAAGAGCGGCTAAACTCAATGACGAGTTAGGCGGTGGAAGTATGACTGCATTACCTATTATCGAAACCCAAGCAGGAGACGTATCCGCTTACATTCCTACCAACGTAATTTCTATTACTGACGGACAAATTTTCTTATCTTCTGACCTATTCAACGCTGGTTTCCGCCCTGCAATTAATGCAGGTATCTCCGTATCCCGTGTAGGTTCTGCGGCTCAAACCAAAGCAATGAAACAGGTTGCAGGTAAATTAAAATTAGAATTAGCACAGTTTGCTGAATTAGAGGCATTCTCTCAATTCGCTTCTGACTTAGACGCCGCTACCCAAGCGCAACTCGCTCGTGGTCAGCGTTTACGCCAGTTACTCAAACAGCCTCAAAACTCTCCTTTAGCGGTTTGGGAACAAGTAGCTCAGGTTTACACTGGTATTAACGGCTTATTAGATGATATTGCTGTGGAGCAAATACAAGATTTTGTTACCAGCTTACGCAACTACATCAAAAACAGTAAGCCTAAGTTTATCGAAATCGTTTCTACCGAGAAGAAATTAACCGAAGAAGCGGAAGCATTATTAAAAGAAGCTGTTGCTGAAGCTAAACAAGCATTTAACGCTTAA
- a CDS encoding ATP synthase subunit I, whose protein sequence is MNTVETSPEQEKEQQLIDNSMEEYYQLRNNLLIGTVVIAVVSFILVWVFYSLQTSLSYLLGACVSLVYLNMLAREVERVGVYKKKIGSTRLAIFVGLMVVATQWQQLQVLPVFLGFLTYKAAILLYVIPTSLLGNLQKTEQKS, encoded by the coding sequence ATGAATACCGTTGAAACATCACCTGAGCAAGAAAAGGAGCAACAACTGATAGATAATTCTATGGAAGAATACTATCAACTCCGAAATAATCTGCTTATTGGTACGGTTGTAATCGCCGTTGTCAGCTTTATTTTAGTTTGGGTGTTTTACAGCTTACAAACAAGCCTTAGTTATTTATTGGGTGCTTGTGTCAGTTTGGTGTATCTAAATATGTTAGCGAGGGAAGTAGAAAGAGTCGGGGTATATAAAAAGAAAATTGGTTCAACTCGTCTAGCGATTTTTGTCGGTTTAATGGTGGTGGCTACTCAATGGCAACAATTACAGGTATTACCCGTTTTTTTAGGTTTTTTAACTTATAAAGCGGCGATTTTATTGTATGTAATTCCTACTAGCTTGTTGGGTAATCTTCAAAAAACCGAGCAAAAGAGCTAA
- the atpB gene encoding F0F1 ATP synthase subunit A, giving the protein MDFANTLNLFHQFNLAAIEVGEHFYWEIGKYKVHGQVFMVSWFVIGVLLIASIAATRNIQRIPSGFQNFMEYVLDFLRGLAKDQIGEKEYRPWVPFIGTLFLFIFVSNWSGALIPWKLIEIPEGELSAPTVDINTTVAFALLTSLAYFYAGISKKGLGYFADYAQPSPIMVPFRAIEDFTRPLSLSFRLFGNILADELAVGVLVLLVPLIIPLPLMILGLFTSAIQALIFATLAASYIGEAMEGHGEEHHE; this is encoded by the coding sequence ATGGATTTCGCAAACACTTTAAATTTGTTTCATCAGTTTAATTTAGCGGCGATCGAAGTTGGAGAACATTTTTACTGGGAAATCGGTAAATACAAAGTTCACGGACAAGTATTTATGGTTTCTTGGTTCGTTATCGGTGTTCTACTCATCGCATCTATTGCCGCTACCCGCAACATTCAAAGAATTCCCAGTGGCTTCCAAAACTTTATGGAATACGTCTTGGATTTTTTGCGCGGTTTAGCCAAAGATCAAATTGGCGAAAAAGAATATCGTCCTTGGGTGCCTTTTATTGGTACATTATTCTTGTTTATTTTTGTTTCTAACTGGTCTGGTGCTTTAATTCCTTGGAAATTAATTGAAATTCCCGAAGGTGAATTAAGTGCTCCTACGGTTGATATTAATACTACTGTAGCTTTCGCTCTATTAACCTCTCTTGCTTACTTTTATGCAGGGATTAGTAAAAAAGGCTTAGGTTACTTTGCTGATTATGCTCAACCTTCCCCCATTATGGTACCATTTAGGGCGATCGAAGACTTCACCCGTCCTTTATCCCTAAGTTTCCGTTTATTTGGTAACATTTTAGCGGATGAGTTAGCAGTGGGAGTATTAGTCTTATTAGTACCTTTGATTATTCCCTTACCTTTGATGATCTTAGGTCTATTTACCAGTGCTATCCAAGCTCTTATTTTCGCCACCTTAGCCGCATCTTATATTGGTGAGGCCATGGAAGGTCATGGAGAAGAACATCACGAATAG
- a CDS encoding type II toxin-antitoxin system VapC family toxin, giving the protein MIKAIIADTIPLYALVDSSDQYYGKARSELLKIQQLKIQVIIPYPIALECYSLVLYRLGNQNAHRFAQQIKDSAQLIQPTNEDYHLAWQKIKQYSDQKITLFDAVTATISQRLNYPVWTYDYHFDLMSIPIWRDS; this is encoded by the coding sequence ATGATTAAAGCTATTATTGCAGATACAATTCCTCTTTATGCCTTAGTTGATTCTAGTGATCAATATTATGGGAAGGCTAGATCTGAGTTATTGAAAATTCAGCAATTAAAAATACAAGTTATTATTCCTTATCCCATTGCTTTAGAATGTTATAGCTTAGTTTTATATCGTTTAGGGAATCAAAATGCCCATAGATTTGCACAACAAATAAAAGACTCAGCTCAACTAATACAACCTACAAATGAAGACTATCATCTAGCTTGGCAAAAAATCAAACAATATTCTGATCAAAAAATTACTTTATTTGATGCGGTGACAGCAACAATTTCCCAACGTTTAAATTATCCAGTTTGGACTTATGACTATCACTTTGATTTAATGTCAATTCCCATCTGGCGAGATAGTTAA
- the atpE gene encoding ATP synthase F0 subunit C translates to MNPTIAAASVIAAALAVGLGAIGPGIGQGNAAGQAVEGIARQPEAEGKIRATLLLSLAFMEALTIYGLVVALVLLFANPFS, encoded by the coding sequence ATGAATCCAACAATTGCTGCTGCTTCCGTAATCGCTGCTGCTTTAGCTGTAGGTTTAGGTGCGATCGGACCTGGTATTGGTCAAGGTAACGCTGCTGGTCAAGCAGTAGAAGGTATTGCTCGTCAGCCTGAAGCTGAAGGAAAAATCCGTGCAACCTTACTTCTTAGTTTGGCGTTCATGGAAGCGTTAACCATTTACGGTTTAGTTGTAGCATTAGTATTATTGTTCGCTAACCCCTTTTCCTAA
- the ftsY gene encoding signal recognition particle-docking protein FtsY, with product MFNWFRRKKENKENIEQKPPVVEDKQSNAPSETSEIQSQPSLEWAKAAYANIQKQKQEIPENSEDERVASVENNLSAEEKNVDSSSMVEEKTEEVKENAPAWMQKSDRLSALKETAIETEKEEETTLDEDFVWSAQVLESQGRTPDDVSEEEFTWLRKLRQGLGKTRRNFVNQLKSVIGQGPLNQNAIEQIEAMLYSADVGYEATEYIVNTLQNKLKEESIASEDAIASLKEILQQVLDEPLQKLTKTEFEPEAGKLNIWLLTGVNGVGKTTTIGKLAHLAKTSGYNCVIAAADTFRAAAVEQVKVWGERTNTPVIANEGKNTDPAAVVFDGINAAIARNADILLVDTAGRLQNKKNLMEELAKIRRIIDKKAVDANIESLLVLDATLGQNGLKQAQVFSEAAQLTGVVLTKLDGTAKGGVALGVSRDLGLPIRFIGAGEGIEDLRPFSSYEFVEALLS from the coding sequence ATGTTTAATTGGTTTCGCCGTAAAAAAGAGAATAAGGAAAATATTGAACAAAAACCTCCTGTTGTTGAAGATAAACAATCTAATGCTCCTTCTGAAACCTCAGAAATTCAGTCTCAACCTTCTTTAGAGTGGGCAAAAGCCGCCTATGCTAATATTCAGAAACAAAAGCAGGAAATTCCTGAAAATTCGGAAGATGAAAGGGTTGCTTCTGTAGAAAATAATCTTTCTGCTGAGGAGAAAAATGTTGATTCGTCTTCAATGGTGGAGGAAAAAACGGAGGAAGTCAAGGAAAATGCTCCGGCGTGGATGCAAAAAAGCGATCGCCTCTCTGCTTTAAAAGAAACAGCTATAGAAACGGAAAAAGAAGAAGAAACTACATTAGATGAAGATTTTGTTTGGTCTGCACAGGTGCTTGAGTCTCAGGGCAGAACACCTGATGATGTGTCGGAGGAGGAGTTTACATGGCTGAGAAAATTACGTCAAGGATTAGGCAAAACCCGTCGTAACTTTGTTAATCAGTTAAAGTCAGTTATCGGACAAGGACCTCTCAATCAAAATGCCATTGAGCAAATTGAGGCAATGTTATATAGTGCCGATGTGGGTTATGAAGCAACAGAATATATTGTCAATACTTTACAGAATAAGTTAAAAGAAGAATCTATAGCTTCTGAAGATGCGATCGCATCCTTAAAGGAAATATTACAACAAGTTTTAGATGAACCGTTACAAAAATTAACAAAAACCGAATTTGAACCAGAAGCAGGAAAACTCAATATTTGGTTATTAACAGGGGTGAATGGTGTAGGTAAAACCACCACTATCGGGAAATTAGCTCATCTAGCGAAAACATCTGGTTATAATTGCGTCATAGCCGCCGCCGATACTTTTAGAGCCGCCGCCGTAGAACAAGTTAAAGTGTGGGGAGAAAGGACAAATACTCCTGTAATTGCCAATGAAGGTAAAAATACAGACCCCGCGGCCGTCGTATTTGATGGTATCAATGCTGCGATCGCCCGTAATGCAGACATATTGTTAGTTGATACAGCAGGAAGATTGCAAAATAAGAAAAACTTAATGGAAGAACTAGCCAAAATTCGCCGTATCATCGATAAAAAAGCCGTAGATGCCAATATCGAATCACTATTGGTATTAGATGCCACCCTCGGACAAAATGGCTTAAAACAAGCCCAAGTATTCTCAGAAGCCGCTCAACTAACAGGAGTAGTTTTAACAAAACTTGATGGCACAGCTAAAGGAGGAGTAGCATTGGGAGTATCTCGAGATTTAGGTTTACCAATTCGTTTTATTGGTGCAGGAGAGGGTATTGAGGATTTGCGCCCCTTCTCCAGTTATGAATTTGTGGAAGCCCTTTTAAGTTAA
- a CDS encoding RluA family pseudouridine synthase, with product MNLQTILHSVDDFVKKEDIFQEEIVTYHYEGFCPKTKQKLTLPRTILSEKIALKLCAELDKNEIKMPKGKMLGVLIVKDNLGDLKVIKAFSGFWGGKKEIRGWVNQIPANSVITMAEKLTLQKLDQIKYQIIALENISVREEYNNLEQKFQQEWQSLKKIHQVRKQVRHELRNELKETIINNSNIEEKFKILEQESRKDDWQRRNLKHKWQEILQPLKDKVSLADQEIRNLKRQRKELSRQLQAQMQTAYSMTNFAGESLSVGSLLGKDFIPTGTGYCCAPKLLHYAATNNLIPIAMAEVWWGDTSPNGEKVNGHFYPACESRCQPLMGFLLSGLPSFEVRKSSANLPIIYEDDYLLVVNKPSGLLSVSGRGIDKFDCVEARFRQIPTAKSYNHLKTVHRLDQDTSGILILVKDEDTHLKMSQLFAAREVKKIYEAVVEGMVKEDRGIIDLPLWGNPRSRPCQEVNYQYGKPSVTHFRVIERRQEQTRLELIPITGRTHQLRVHCLQGLGMAIRGDRIYGKLEQNEDRLYLHAREIIFTHPHTQTIIHLTTKTPF from the coding sequence ATGAATTTACAGACAATACTGCATTCTGTAGATGATTTTGTCAAAAAAGAAGATATTTTTCAAGAAGAAATAGTTACTTATCATTATGAAGGATTTTGCCCTAAAACTAAGCAAAAATTAACCTTACCTCGCACAATTTTATCAGAAAAAATAGCATTAAAATTATGTGCTGAGTTGGATAAAAATGAGATAAAAATGCCTAAAGGGAAAATGTTAGGAGTGTTAATCGTTAAAGATAACTTGGGTGATTTGAAAGTGATTAAGGCTTTTTCAGGATTTTGGGGAGGCAAAAAAGAAATTCGGGGATGGGTTAATCAAATACCTGCGAATTCAGTTATTACAATGGCGGAAAAGTTGACTTTACAAAAATTAGATCAAATAAAGTATCAAATTATTGCTCTTGAAAATATTTCTGTTAGAGAAGAATATAACAATTTAGAACAAAAATTTCAGCAAGAATGGCAATCCTTAAAAAAGATTCATCAAGTAAGAAAACAAGTCAGACATGAATTAAGAAATGAGTTAAAAGAAACAATTATTAATAATAGTAATATTGAAGAAAAATTTAAAATTTTAGAGCAAGAAAGTCGAAAAGATGATTGGCAAAGAAGAAATTTAAAGCATAAATGGCAGGAAATTTTACAGCCTTTAAAAGATAAAGTTAGTTTAGCCGATCAGGAAATTAGAAATTTAAAAAGGCAAAGAAAAGAATTATCCCGACAATTACAAGCACAAATGCAAACGGCTTATTCTATGACCAACTTTGCGGGGGAAAGTTTAAGTGTGGGAAGTTTGCTCGGCAAGGATTTTATTCCTACGGGTACAGGGTATTGTTGCGCTCCAAAATTGCTTCATTATGCGGCTACCAATAATTTAATACCTATTGCAATGGCTGAAGTTTGGTGGGGTGATACTTCTCCTAACGGTGAAAAGGTCAATGGTCATTTTTATCCTGCGTGTGAGTCAAGATGTCAGCCTTTGATGGGGTTTCTCTTATCTGGATTGCCGAGTTTTGAGGTTCGTAAATCTTCAGCAAATTTACCGATTATTTATGAGGATGATTATTTATTAGTGGTAAATAAGCCCAGTGGGTTGTTATCCGTTTCTGGTAGAGGTATTGATAAATTTGACTGTGTAGAAGCTCGTTTTAGGCAGATTCCCACGGCTAAATCTTATAATCATCTTAAAACAGTTCATCGATTAGATCAAGATACTTCAGGTATATTAATTTTGGTGAAGGATGAAGATACTCATCTTAAAATGTCACAACTATTTGCGGCCAGAGAGGTGAAAAAAATCTATGAAGCGGTTGTAGAGGGCATGGTGAAAGAAGATAGGGGAATAATTGATTTACCGTTATGGGGAAATCCTCGATCGCGCCCCTGTCAGGAAGTTAATTATCAATATGGAAAACCTAGTGTTACTCATTTTCGTGTCATAGAAAGAAGACAAGAGCAAACCCGTTTAGAGTTGATACCCATTACTGGTAGGACTCATCAGTTAAGAGTACATTGTTTACAAGGATTAGGTATGGCTATAAGAGGCGATCGCATCTATGGTAAATTAGAACAAAATGAGGATAGATTGTATCTTCATGCTAGAGAAATTATCTTTACTCATCCCCATACTCAAACCATCATACATCTAACAACAAAAACACCTTTTTAA
- a CDS encoding Rrf2 family transcriptional regulator: MKLTTKAHYAVKALLDLSLSPLNQPISVNKIADRQHIPAPYLEKILIQIRRAGLIKSVRGSQGGYQLAMSPEKISLGEILTAVGDKIEPLPDLDNTANSPEDWVTITLWKRLNRKLKEAIFEISLADLYYDARSRQADLGEGNNFIV; encoded by the coding sequence ATGAAATTAACAACAAAGGCACACTATGCAGTAAAAGCACTATTAGATTTAAGCCTGAGTCCTCTCAATCAACCAATATCTGTCAATAAAATTGCTGACCGTCAACATATACCAGCACCGTACCTAGAGAAAATATTAATCCAAATACGTCGTGCGGGTTTGATAAAATCTGTGAGAGGTTCACAAGGAGGTTATCAATTAGCAATGTCTCCTGAAAAGATTTCTTTGGGGGAAATTTTGACAGCAGTAGGTGATAAAATCGAGCCTTTGCCAGATCTAGATAATACAGCTAATTCACCAGAAGATTGGGTAACAATTACTTTATGGAAGCGTTTAAATCGCAAATTAAAAGAGGCTATTTTTGAGATTTCCTTAGCAGATTTATATTATGATGCCCGTAGTCGTCAAGCTGATTTAGGAGAGGGAAATAATTTTATTGTTTAA